The Papaver somniferum cultivar HN1 chromosome 3, ASM357369v1, whole genome shotgun sequence genome includes a region encoding these proteins:
- the LOC113358296 gene encoding UBX domain-containing protein 1-like isoform X2, which yields MAGLSLQCGDCGVLLKSIEEAQEHSELTSHSNFAESTEAVLNLVCSTCRKPCRSKTESDLHTKRTGHTDFVDKTLETANPISLELPKPSVDSDGVAGASISNMETEEMVAPEVDKNLLGELEAMGFPINRGTRALHYTGNASLEAAVNWIVEHENDTDIDEIPMVPVNSKPESRKPSLTPEEMKIKAQELRERARKKKEEEEKRMEREKEKERIRAGKELLEAKRIEEDNERKRIIALRKAEKEEEKRAREKIRQKVEEDKAERRRKLGLPPEDPTVSRPAAVPVVEEKKTFLPIKPVTKVEKMREWLRALKQNHKDDDAKVKRAFQTLLTYVGNVAKNPDEEKFRKIRLTNQSFQLPQKRTNPWIICRAVNPSSTQAPLG from the exons ATGGCGGGGCTATCTCTACAATGTGGAGATTGTGGAGTACTATTGAAATCCATAGAAGAAGCTCAAGAACACTCTGAATTAACATCTCATTCGAATTTCGCTGAATCTACTGAAGCCGTTCTTAATCTAGTTTGTAGTACTTGTCGAAAACCATGTAGATCTAAAACGGAAAGTGATTTGCATACTAAGCGAACTGGACATACGGATTTTGTTGATAAGACTTTAGAAACTGCAAATCCTATCTCTTTAGAGCTGCCAAAACCTTCTGTTGATTCTGATGGAGTTGCTGGAGCATCTATTAGTAATATGGAGACTGAAG AGATGGTTGCTCCAGAGGTGGACAAGAATTTGCTTGGGGAACTTGAGGCAATGGGATTTCCTATTAACCGAGGAACACGGGCACTTCATTATACTG GTAATGCTAGCCTGGAGGCTGCTGTAAATTGGATTGTGGAACATGAGAATGACACAGATATTGATGAAATTCCCATG GTACCTGTGAACAGCAAACCCGAGTCTCGCAAGCCATCTCTTACTCCAGAGGAAATGAAAATCAAAGCACAAGAACTAAG agaacgAGCCCGcaagaaaaaagaagaggaagagaagagaATGGAACGAGAAAAGGAGAAG GAAAGAATTCGAGCAGGTAAGGAACTCCTTGAAGCAAAGAGAATCGAGGAAGATAACGAAAGAAAACG TATAATTGCATTGCGAAAagcagagaaggaagaagagaaaagagCTAGGGAAAAAATTCGTCAGAAAGTGGAGGAAGATAAG GCAGAAAGAAGGCGTAAGCTCGGATTGCCCCCAGAAGACCCTACAGTCTCAAGGCCAGCAGCAGTTCCTGTGGTGGAGGAAAAGAAG ACTTTTCTTCCTATCAAGCCTGTTACAAAGGTAGAGAAAATGAGGGAGTGGTTGCGAGCTCTGAAGCAAAATCACAAG GATGACGATGCGAAAGTTAAGAGAGCATTCCAAACTCTCCTTACCTATGTGGGGAATGTTGCAAAAAATCCAGATGAGGAGAAATTCAGAAAAATTCGACTCACTAATCAATCTTTCCAG TTACCTCAAAAAAGGACCAACCCTTGGATCATATGTAGGGCAGTGAATCCATCATCCACACAGGCACCCTTGGGTTAA
- the LOC113358296 gene encoding UBX domain-containing protein 1-A-like isoform X1 has translation MAGLSLQCGDCGVLLKSIEEAQEHSELTSHSNFAESTEAVLNLVCSTCRKPCRSKTESDLHTKRTGHTDFVDKTLETANPISLELPKPSVDSDGVAGASISNMETEEMVAPEVDKNLLGELEAMGFPINRGTRALHYTGNASLEAAVNWIVEHENDTDIDEIPMVPVNSKPESRKPSLTPEEMKIKAQELRERARKKKEEEEKRMEREKEKERIRAGKELLEAKRIEEDNERKRIIALRKAEKEEEKRAREKIRQKVEEDKAERRRKLGLPPEDPTVSRPAAVPVVEEKKTFLPIKPVTKVEKMREWLRALKQNHKDDDAKVKRAFQTLLTYVGNVAKNPDEEKFRKIRLTNQSFQDRVGSMKGGVEFLEVLGFEKIEGGEFMFLSRDKVDMVVLNSAGSELNSAIINPFFGVL, from the exons ATGGCGGGGCTATCTCTACAATGTGGAGATTGTGGAGTACTATTGAAATCCATAGAAGAAGCTCAAGAACACTCTGAATTAACATCTCATTCGAATTTCGCTGAATCTACTGAAGCCGTTCTTAATCTAGTTTGTAGTACTTGTCGAAAACCATGTAGATCTAAAACGGAAAGTGATTTGCATACTAAGCGAACTGGACATACGGATTTTGTTGATAAGACTTTAGAAACTGCAAATCCTATCTCTTTAGAGCTGCCAAAACCTTCTGTTGATTCTGATGGAGTTGCTGGAGCATCTATTAGTAATATGGAGACTGAAG AGATGGTTGCTCCAGAGGTGGACAAGAATTTGCTTGGGGAACTTGAGGCAATGGGATTTCCTATTAACCGAGGAACACGGGCACTTCATTATACTG GTAATGCTAGCCTGGAGGCTGCTGTAAATTGGATTGTGGAACATGAGAATGACACAGATATTGATGAAATTCCCATG GTACCTGTGAACAGCAAACCCGAGTCTCGCAAGCCATCTCTTACTCCAGAGGAAATGAAAATCAAAGCACAAGAACTAAG agaacgAGCCCGcaagaaaaaagaagaggaagagaagagaATGGAACGAGAAAAGGAGAAG GAAAGAATTCGAGCAGGTAAGGAACTCCTTGAAGCAAAGAGAATCGAGGAAGATAACGAAAGAAAACG TATAATTGCATTGCGAAAagcagagaaggaagaagagaaaagagCTAGGGAAAAAATTCGTCAGAAAGTGGAGGAAGATAAG GCAGAAAGAAGGCGTAAGCTCGGATTGCCCCCAGAAGACCCTACAGTCTCAAGGCCAGCAGCAGTTCCTGTGGTGGAGGAAAAGAAG ACTTTTCTTCCTATCAAGCCTGTTACAAAGGTAGAGAAAATGAGGGAGTGGTTGCGAGCTCTGAAGCAAAATCACAAG GATGACGATGCGAAAGTTAAGAGAGCATTCCAAACTCTCCTTACCTATGTGGGGAATGTTGCAAAAAATCCAGATGAGGAGAAATTCAGAAAAATTCGACTCACTAATCAATCTTTCCAG GATAGGGTAGGTAGCATGAAAGGAGGAGTTGAATTTCTCGAGGTGTTGGGATTTGAGAAGATTGAAGGGGGAGAGTTTATGTTTCTTTCCAGGGACAAGGTGGACATGGTAGTGTTGAACTCAGCTGGATCGGAGCTCAATTCAGCCATCATTAATCCTTTCTTTGGTGTTCTCTAA